One Papaver somniferum cultivar HN1 chromosome 10, ASM357369v1, whole genome shotgun sequence genomic window carries:
- the LOC113318884 gene encoding probable phospholipase A2 homolog 1: MVRVLSNIMRARIIIITTISFLFIVAANSDPQINCSKTCVAQDCNSVGIRYGKFCGVGWTGCPGQKPCDDLDACCKVHDECVEKKGMMSVKCHEKFKNCIRKVQKSGKTGFSQVCPYETAMPTMIQGMDMAIMLSQLGSQRFEL, from the exons atggtGCGTGTTCTTAGCAATATCATGAGGGCAcgcatcatcatcattaccaccatctccttcttgttcatcgtTGCAGCAAACAGTGATCCACAGATCAATTGCAGCAAAACATGTGTTGCACAAGACTGTAACA GTGTGGGGATTCGATATGGAAAGTTTTGTGGGGTGGGATGGACTGGATGTCCTGGACAAAAACCATGTGATGATCTTGATGCTTGTTGTAAAGTTCATGATGAATGTGTTGAGAAAAAAG GGATGATGAGTGTCAAATGCCATGAGAAGTTCAAGAACTGCATAAGAAAAGTTCAGAAATCTGGGAAGACTGGATTCTCTCAAGTATGCCCTTACGAAACTGCTATGCCTACAATGATCCAAGGTATGGATATGGCCATTATGCTTAGCCAACTAGGCAGTCAAAGATTTGAACTTTAA
- the LOC113316313 gene encoding B3 domain-containing protein At2g33720-like, which produces MAAALELAPVASSSSRPLVYHHSLLNKCDDQVTPLFNDDGPWEIKKKLKKSDVGKLSRLLLPRGMVEKHIFRYWDEERVQRWLDDIDGYPMKVMEFDTLKVHELVFKNWKSNNSYVLQGEWISKFVKPMGLEVDDEIGMFYDSTSDRFVFKLLKKHV; this is translated from the coding sequence ATGGCAGCTGCATTAGAATTAGCACCAGTGGCATCGTCTTCCAGTAGGCCTCTTGTCTACCATCACTCCCTACTTAACAAATGCGATGATCAAGTTACACCACTCTTCAACGATGATGGTCCATGGGAAATCAAGAAAAAACTTAAAAAGAGTGATGTTGGGAAACTGAGTAGACTTCTTCTGCCTCGTGGCATGGTTGAGAAACACATATTCCGGTATTGGGATGAGGAACGTGTGCAGCGGTGGTTGGATGATATTGATGGGTATCCCATGAAGGTTATGGAGTTCGATACTTTGAAGGTTCATGAACTAGTATTCAAGAATTGGAAAAGTAATAATTCCTATGTATTGCAAGGTGAATGGATTTCTAAATTTGTTAAGCCCATGGGGTTAGAAGTTGACGATGAGATTGGAATGTTTTATGATTCAACGTCGGATCGCTTTGTTTTCAAACTACTCAAGAAGCATGTTTGA